The Candidatus Caldatribacterium sp. DNA window CCAACCTGGGCGGCTTCAAAAATTTCTTCGGGAGTCGCTCCCGCTTTCTTTGCCCCCCGCACGTGGAGGATGACGCAGTGCTCACAGTGAATCGCAACGCCAATGGCCAAGGCAATGAGCTCTTTTACCTTGAGGGACAGGGCTCCATCCGTCATGATGGCGTCGTAGAAGGAGAGAAACGGTTCAACACTCTTTGGGGACTGTTCCCGCAGGCTTCGGATACCCTTTCGGTACTCATCAAGAAAGCCCTGAATATCCATGGTGCCACCGTCCTTTCATACGCCGGCGCAGGTACGCCGGAGGAATTCCCATTTCTTCCCGGTAGAGCGCACAGGTTCTCCGGGCGATGAATATCCCCTGGGACTTCAGTTTTTCTGCGATTTCTCGGTCCGAGAGGGGATGATTCGGGTCCTCCCGGGCAATGAGCGACCGCATGGCCTCTTTCGCGGGGTACGAGGCGTCAAAAAAGAACTTGACGCTTCGGACAAGACCATCAGGAAACCGGAGGAACTTCCCCTTGAGAACCTGGCAAACCCCACTCACGCTCATCCCAAGGGCTTCGGCAATCTCCCCCTGGGTTAGAGGAACGAAAAAGGAAGGGCCATGGCGAAANNNNNNNNNNCGCTCCACAATGTACTCGAGAACCCTAAGGAGCGTCCTATACCGGTACGAGAGACAGGAGAGAACTTCCCGGGCTTCAGCGAGTTTCTCCCGAAAGAAATGACGCTCCCTTTCAGAGAATTCCTTCCGCTTCCTGCGCCAGAGGGAGAGCGCCATCTCGCTCACCCCAATCTGCATGGAAAAGGAGGGAACAAGGACCACCTCGAACTCCCCTTCCTCAACCTCAACGATTTCTGCATCAGGACGAATCAACCCGGCTTCCTCTTCTAAATCCTCCCGTTCCCTTCCCAGGGTGCTCTCGAAGTACTGCGCTGGAGAGAAGAAGAGCTGATCCCGATAGGGGGCAAGGAACTCCCCAAAGCGTTCCGGATTGCCACGGAATCTCTCGAGGAGTTCCTCAGGTTTCTCCGCCACCCCAAGGCGCTCAAGCTGCATTCCTAAGAACTCTAAGGCACTCCGAGCCGCAAAGCCGAAAAATCCCGCTTCTCGAACTTTCTCGATAACTCTCTCCACATTCGTCTCAGAAACTCGCAAGCTAAAGGCAAGCTCTTCCGGAGAGCTTCGCAGGAATCCCTCGTTGTCAAGATTTGCAAAAATCGCATGGACAATTCTTTTCTCCTTTTCCCCGAGTCC harbors:
- a CDS encoding carboxymuconolactone decarboxylase family protein; this encodes MDIQGFLDEYRKGIRSLREQSPKSVEPFLSFYDAIMTDGALSLKVKELIALAIGVAIHCEHCVILHVRGAKKAGATPEEIFEAAQVGVVMGGGPAFTFLPLVAEVLASS